The Arthrobacter russicus genome has a segment encoding these proteins:
- a CDS encoding DNA-processing protein DprA yields the protein MNPEDVRLARAALTRLMEPSDLPGMAMIRVLGAWESMRVIAGHVRIGASREAAVAELLSSEAGIRWGGLAEALDRWRPRLPDLAPGRDLRVIRRLGGGLLIPEDPDWPAGVDDLGLAAPVGLWFRGPARLPRFQDCISVVGARDSSEYGESVTAAICHRLAAQGKTVLSGGAYGIDAAAHRAALSGAGPREPGGAGPTEPSAPATVAVMAGGLDRFYPAGNEGLLRQIAEQDVLIAEVPPGTNPTRYRFLQRNRLIAALSAATVVVEARWRSGALSTAHHAAGLGRQLGAVPGSVYAAGSAGCHRLLRESAAVCVTDADEVLELASPMTVRLPERAAPVAVYDGLSTEDLLLLDALPMRTGSSVEKLSTVAGLGTPAVQAGLGRLELLGLARRSDRGWARAKSGSG from the coding sequence ATGAATCCGGAGGATGTGCGGTTGGCCCGCGCAGCCTTGACCAGGCTGATGGAGCCGTCGGATCTGCCGGGGATGGCGATGATCAGGGTGCTCGGTGCATGGGAATCGATGCGGGTGATCGCCGGGCACGTCCGAATCGGCGCGAGCCGGGAAGCTGCGGTAGCCGAGCTGCTGAGCTCTGAAGCCGGTATCCGGTGGGGCGGCTTGGCGGAAGCTCTGGACCGATGGCGGCCACGGTTGCCGGATCTGGCGCCCGGGCGCGACTTGCGGGTGATCCGGCGGTTGGGCGGAGGACTGCTCATCCCGGAAGATCCGGATTGGCCGGCTGGAGTGGATGATCTGGGATTGGCGGCACCGGTCGGGTTGTGGTTCCGCGGCCCTGCGCGCTTGCCCCGGTTCCAGGACTGCATTTCGGTCGTCGGCGCCCGGGACAGCAGCGAGTACGGGGAATCGGTGACCGCAGCGATCTGCCACCGTCTCGCCGCCCAGGGGAAAACTGTGCTTTCCGGCGGTGCCTACGGAATCGATGCGGCCGCACACCGCGCGGCGCTCAGCGGCGCGGGGCCGAGGGAGCCCGGCGGCGCGGGGCCGACGGAACCCAGTGCTCCGGCCACGGTTGCCGTGATGGCCGGTGGGCTGGACCGGTTCTACCCGGCAGGCAATGAGGGCCTGCTGCGCCAAATCGCCGAGCAGGACGTGCTGATCGCAGAGGTCCCGCCGGGGACGAATCCGACCCGTTACCGGTTCCTGCAGCGGAACCGGCTGATTGCGGCGTTGTCCGCTGCCACCGTGGTGGTCGAGGCCCGATGGCGCTCCGGGGCGCTCAGCACGGCCCATCACGCGGCGGGGTTGGGTCGGCAACTGGGCGCTGTGCCCGGTTCGGTCTATGCTGCCGGTTCGGCGGGCTGCCATCGGCTGCTCCGGGAGAGCGCCGCGGTCTGTGTCACCGATGCAGACGAGGTGCTCGAGTTGGCCTCGCCGATGACGGTCCGGTTGCCGGAACGGGCCGCGCCGGTTGCGGTCTATGACGGTCTCTCGACCGAAGATCTGCTGCTCCTGGATGCTTTGCCGATGCGGACCGGATCAAGCGTGGAAAAGCTCAGCACTGTAGCCGGGCTCGGGACCCCTGCGGTCCAGGCCGGACTGGGCCGTCTGGAGCTGCTCGGTCTGGCCCGGCGATCGGATCGCGGTTGGGCTCGGGCCAAGTCCGGATCTGGCTGA
- a CDS encoding YifB family Mg chelatase-like AAA ATPase yields MTLGRTYSVALVGLNGHLVEVEADIGQTLPAFQLLGLPDASLVEAKERIRAAAHNSGIPLSRRKITVNLLPASLPKRGSSFDLAIVMATLRAAGDVQETGSMVFLAELGLDGRLRPIRGILPAVLAAVRAGHPRIVVARANVPEAGLVPGAEVEGFSSLAEVALRFGADPAELQLATMPEVDVAGVAEHDAPLLDLADVAGQAEARAALEVAAAGRHHVLLVGPPGAGKTMLAERLPGLLPDLDDGQAMEVTAIHSLGGLGESRTRLLRRPPFESPHHTASMASIVGGGSGMPRPGAASRAHRGVLFLDEAPEYDRRVLDALRQPLESGELVIHRSAGVAAYPARFQLMLAANPCPCGNSAGKALDCSCTPIARRRYFGKLSGPLLDRVDIQMSVPRLSLAELAVGPSGEPTAMVACRVLAARRRASARLHQFGIGFNSEATGQLLRGPLRLPGPVTRLVDQALDRGALTARGYDRVLRLAWTLADLAELAAPGPDQIGQALNMRSRGMAR; encoded by the coding sequence ATGACGCTGGGGCGCACCTACAGCGTGGCGCTGGTCGGACTGAACGGCCACCTGGTGGAGGTCGAGGCCGATATCGGGCAGACGTTGCCGGCTTTCCAGCTGCTGGGCTTGCCGGACGCTTCGTTGGTCGAAGCCAAAGAACGGATCCGTGCGGCGGCGCACAATTCCGGGATCCCGTTGAGCCGGCGCAAGATCACGGTCAACCTGCTTCCGGCCTCATTGCCGAAACGCGGCAGCTCCTTCGACTTGGCAATCGTGATGGCGACGCTCCGGGCAGCCGGCGATGTCCAGGAGACCGGAAGCATGGTTTTCCTGGCCGAGCTCGGCCTGGACGGGAGGCTGCGCCCGATCCGGGGGATTCTGCCGGCGGTCCTGGCCGCGGTGCGTGCCGGGCACCCGAGGATCGTTGTGGCCCGGGCCAATGTGCCCGAGGCGGGTCTGGTCCCCGGAGCGGAGGTCGAGGGTTTTTCCAGTTTGGCCGAGGTGGCGTTGCGCTTCGGTGCGGACCCTGCGGAACTGCAATTGGCCACCATGCCGGAAGTGGACGTTGCCGGCGTCGCGGAGCACGATGCCCCGCTCCTGGACCTGGCGGATGTGGCCGGACAAGCCGAAGCCCGGGCGGCCTTGGAGGTGGCTGCTGCGGGACGGCACCATGTGCTGCTGGTGGGTCCGCCCGGGGCCGGAAAAACCATGCTGGCTGAGCGGTTGCCGGGATTGTTGCCGGACTTGGACGATGGCCAGGCGATGGAGGTCACGGCAATCCACTCCTTGGGCGGGCTCGGGGAAAGCCGTACCCGGCTGCTCCGGCGGCCGCCCTTCGAAAGTCCGCACCACACCGCGAGCATGGCGTCGATCGTCGGTGGCGGCTCCGGGATGCCCCGTCCCGGGGCCGCGTCGCGGGCGCACCGAGGAGTGTTGTTTCTGGATGAGGCGCCGGAGTACGACCGAAGGGTCCTCGATGCATTGCGGCAGCCTCTGGAGAGCGGCGAACTGGTGATTCACCGTTCCGCCGGGGTGGCGGCGTATCCGGCCCGATTCCAGCTGATGCTCGCGGCGAATCCGTGCCCTTGCGGCAATTCCGCCGGAAAGGCGCTGGACTGCAGTTGCACCCCGATTGCCCGGCGGCGCTACTTCGGGAAGCTCTCCGGACCGTTGCTGGACCGGGTCGACATCCAAATGAGCGTGCCACGGCTTTCCCTGGCGGAATTGGCTGTGGGGCCCTCGGGGGAGCCGACCGCTATGGTGGCTTGCCGGGTACTGGCCGCGCGGCGCCGGGCATCGGCCAGGCTGCATCAGTTCGGGATCGGCTTCAATTCCGAAGCCACCGGGCAGTTGCTCCGCGGTCCATTGCGCCTGCCGGGTCCGGTGACCAGGTTGGTCGACCAGGCGCTGGACCGCGGAGCATTGACCGCCCGCGGTTATGACCGGGTGCTTCGGTTAGCGTGGACCTTGGCGGATCTGGCGGAACTAGCTGCTCCCGGGCCGGACCAGATAGGACAAGCTTTGAACATGCGCAGCCGGGGGATGGCCCGATGA
- a CDS encoding YraN family protein, with amino-acid sequence MRTKIELGKLGEALASDYLERRGFTVVDVNWRCSRGEIDLVAFDGEILVIAEVKTRRSLAYGHPFEAINKAKLDRLRTLSVLWARHHGYLGRALRIDAVAVLAPRSGEPTVEHLRGIG; translated from the coding sequence GTGCGGACGAAAATTGAGTTGGGCAAGCTCGGCGAGGCTCTCGCCTCGGACTACCTCGAACGGCGTGGGTTCACCGTCGTCGACGTGAATTGGCGCTGCAGCCGGGGGGAAATCGACCTGGTCGCCTTCGACGGCGAGATCTTGGTCATCGCCGAGGTGAAAACCCGGCGCAGCCTCGCCTACGGCCATCCCTTCGAAGCCATCAACAAAGCCAAGCTGGACCGCTTGCGGACCTTGTCCGTGCTGTGGGCCAGACATCATGGCTACCTCGGCAGGGCGTTGCGGATCGATGCAGTGGCGGTTCTGGCACCGCGCAGCGGGGAGCCGACGGTGGAACACCTGCGGGGGATCGGATGA
- a CDS encoding DUF2469 domain-containing protein: MSAEDLENYETDMELQLYREYRDVVGLFSYVVETERRFYLANHVDLQARSADGEVYFDLNLQDAWVWDVYRSARFVKNVRVITFKDVNVEELSKNDDLELPKAPDLGN; the protein is encoded by the coding sequence ATGAGCGCTGAGGACCTTGAGAACTACGAAACCGATATGGAGTTGCAGCTGTATCGCGAATACCGCGATGTAGTGGGCTTGTTCAGCTATGTGGTGGAGACTGAACGCCGGTTCTACCTGGCGAACCATGTGGATTTGCAAGCCAGATCGGCCGACGGCGAGGTCTACTTCGATCTGAACCTCCAGGACGCCTGGGTCTGGGACGTCTACCGTTCCGCCCGGTTCGTGAAGAACGTCCGGGTGATCACGTTCAAGGACGTCAACGTCGAAGAGCTCAGCAAGAACGACGACTTGGAGCTGCCGAAGGCCCCCGATCTGGGGAATTGA
- a CDS encoding ribonuclease HII, producing MAAAPTLAVERGLMAQGHRFVAGADEVGRGALAGPVSVGMVVIDASAQKPLPGVKDSKLLSAEARENLVPKIEAWAVGHAVGHASAAEIDALGLMSALRLAGTRAWAALLAAGVRAEVVILDGNHDWLSASQLSIFDAPGTLDDGVDVPVRTLVKADMRCLSVAAASVLAKVQRDAMLVALDAEFPDFGWKINKGYATAGHRAAIDRSGPSEWHRRTWQLGSKASPAVDRA from the coding sequence GTGGCTGCGGCACCGACGCTCGCGGTTGAACGCGGGTTGATGGCGCAAGGGCATCGCTTCGTGGCCGGTGCCGACGAAGTGGGCCGCGGCGCGCTTGCCGGTCCGGTGAGCGTGGGTATGGTGGTGATCGACGCCTCGGCGCAGAAGCCGTTGCCGGGGGTCAAGGACTCCAAGCTGCTTTCCGCCGAGGCGCGGGAGAACCTCGTGCCCAAGATCGAAGCATGGGCGGTCGGCCACGCCGTCGGGCATGCCTCGGCTGCGGAAATCGACGCCCTGGGCCTGATGTCGGCCCTGCGGCTCGCCGGAACTCGGGCCTGGGCGGCGCTGCTTGCTGCAGGAGTCCGTGCAGAAGTGGTGATTCTGGACGGCAACCACGATTGGCTCTCGGCGAGCCAGTTGAGCATTTTCGATGCTCCGGGCACGCTCGACGACGGGGTGGACGTCCCGGTCCGGACTTTGGTCAAAGCCGATATGCGGTGTCTGAGCGTGGCGGCGGCGAGCGTGCTCGCGAAAGTGCAGCGGGACGCCATGCTGGTCGCTTTGGATGCGGAGTTCCCGGACTTCGGCTGGAAAATCAACAAGGGATATGCGACCGCCGGGCACCGGGCCGCGATCGATCGCAGCGGACCCAGCGAATGGCATCGCCGGACCTGGCAGCTCGGCAGCAAAGCGAGTCCGGCAGTTGATAGGGCATGA
- the lepB gene encoding signal peptidase I, with the protein MSHRTPGPADDSISEPPREPGQPGPDAAEGAGEAAGFDPAASAEAIESKHPKDKAKNTGLLSWVKEIAIVIVIALVLSFVIKTFFFRAYFIPSESMQNTLQVDDRIFVNLLVPRPFALQRGDVVVFKDTQGWLPAVPAQPVNWFKESLTFVGLMPDESQQHLIKRVIGMPGDRVVCCDAQGQITVNGKGLVEPYLFPGSDNTAGPNASFDVTVPAGKLWVMGDNRNRSADSRFHQDSASRGFVAESDVEGTASVIAWPLNRWAVLGNYPDTFRDVPAPSSAPVSSPDPVPSGN; encoded by the coding sequence ATGTCGCACCGTACCCCCGGCCCCGCTGATGACTCAATCTCCGAGCCGCCCCGGGAGCCGGGCCAACCAGGACCGGACGCCGCCGAGGGCGCTGGCGAGGCTGCGGGCTTCGACCCGGCTGCTTCGGCCGAAGCCATCGAGTCCAAGCACCCGAAGGACAAGGCCAAGAACACCGGCTTGCTCTCCTGGGTGAAGGAGATCGCGATTGTGATCGTGATCGCCCTGGTGCTCTCCTTCGTGATCAAGACCTTTTTCTTCCGGGCGTATTTCATCCCCTCGGAGTCCATGCAGAACACCCTGCAGGTCGACGATCGGATTTTCGTGAATCTGCTGGTTCCCCGACCGTTCGCGTTGCAGCGCGGCGATGTGGTGGTGTTCAAGGACACCCAGGGGTGGCTCCCGGCAGTTCCGGCCCAGCCGGTCAACTGGTTCAAGGAGTCACTGACCTTCGTGGGCTTGATGCCGGACGAGTCACAACAGCATCTGATCAAACGGGTGATTGGGATGCCTGGCGATCGCGTGGTCTGCTGCGACGCCCAAGGCCAGATCACGGTCAATGGCAAGGGTCTGGTGGAGCCGTATCTCTTCCCCGGCTCGGACAATACCGCCGGGCCCAACGCCAGCTTCGACGTCACGGTGCCGGCCGGCAAGCTCTGGGTCATGGGCGACAACCGCAACCGGTCCGCCGATTCGCGGTTCCACCAGGATTCGGCGAGCCGGGGCTTCGTCGCCGAATCCGACGTCGAAGGCACTGCCTCGGTGATCGCCTGGCCATTGAACCGTTGGGCGGTGCTGGGCAACTACCCGGACACCTTCCGCGATGTCCCGGCACCGTCGTCCGCGCCGGTCAGCAGCCCCGATCCCGTCCCGTCGGGCAACTGA
- the lepB gene encoding signal peptidase I, which yields MTARTERRPRKLGWRFVLLAAAVALVASALIRALWLEVYYIPSGSMEPQFSAGDRVAVSRTDYAFGPINRGDIVVFDGRGSFDPLNSGRGPLLDGLSAIGQFLGLVGSDTVYVKRVIGIAGDEVKCCTAGGQLSVNGEALAEPYLFPGDAPSSMSFDVIVPQGKLWLMGDHRSVSADSRSLLGAPGGGLIPVGKVIGRPLQILWPLERFGSVPRTFIGPPAQKGTQ from the coding sequence TTGACCGCACGTACGGAGCGCCGGCCCAGGAAACTGGGTTGGCGCTTTGTTTTGCTCGCCGCCGCGGTGGCTCTGGTGGCCAGCGCCCTGATCCGTGCCCTATGGCTCGAGGTCTACTACATTCCGTCCGGATCGATGGAACCGCAGTTCAGCGCCGGGGACCGCGTTGCGGTTTCCCGCACCGACTACGCCTTCGGCCCGATCAACCGCGGCGACATCGTGGTCTTCGACGGCCGGGGTTCCTTCGACCCGTTGAATTCCGGGCGTGGACCGCTGCTCGACGGCTTGTCCGCGATCGGGCAGTTCCTCGGCCTGGTCGGCAGCGACACAGTGTACGTCAAACGGGTGATCGGGATCGCCGGGGACGAAGTGAAATGCTGTACTGCCGGAGGGCAACTCAGTGTCAACGGCGAGGCCCTCGCGGAGCCCTATCTTTTTCCTGGGGATGCTCCCAGCTCGATGTCCTTTGATGTCATCGTGCCACAGGGTAAGTTGTGGCTGATGGGGGACCATCGTTCGGTTTCCGCTGATTCCCGTTCCTTGCTCGGTGCGCCCGGCGGCGGCCTGATCCCGGTGGGGAAAGTGATCGGTCGTCCCCTCCAGATCCTCTGGCCGCTCGAGCGCTTCGGATCAGTTCCACGGACCTTTATCGGTCCACCTGCCCAGAAAGGCACCCAATAG
- the rplS gene encoding 50S ribosomal protein L19 has protein sequence MHILDSVDAASLRSDVPAFRAGDTLKVHVNIIEGNRSRVQVFQGFVLGRQGDGIRETFTVRKVSFGVGVERTFPVHSPIIEKIEVVTRGDVRRAKLYYMRDLRGKAAKIKEKRDNLPTK, from the coding sequence ATGCACATCCTAGATTCAGTAGACGCAGCCAGCCTGCGCAGCGACGTTCCGGCTTTCCGGGCCGGCGACACCCTCAAGGTGCACGTCAACATCATCGAAGGCAACCGCTCCCGCGTCCAGGTGTTCCAGGGCTTCGTGCTCGGCCGCCAGGGCGATGGCATCCGCGAGACCTTCACGGTCCGCAAGGTCTCCTTCGGCGTTGGCGTGGAGCGTACCTTCCCGGTGCATTCCCCGATCATCGAAAAGATCGAGGTGGTCACCCGCGGTGACGTGCGTCGTGCAAAGCTGTACTACATGCGCGATCTGCGTGGCAAGGCTGCAAAGATCAAGGAAAAGCGCGACAACCTGCCTACCAAGTAG
- the trmD gene encoding tRNA (guanosine(37)-N1)-methyltransferase TrmD, which yields MRLDVISIFPEYLAPLELSLIGKARQDGLLRLEVHNLRDFASDRHRTVDDTPYGGGAGMVMKPEPWALALEALLGRGGAADPEPGAKPVLIVPAPAGEVFTQRIAEELSAQDHLVFACGRYEGIDERVLDWAQEHFTVRPMSLGDYVLNGGEVAVLAMVEAIARLLPGVVGNPESLVEESHQDGLLEYPVYTKPSSWRGADVPETLLSGNHAKIARFRRDQQLLRTAARRPDLLRGLEVSGLNRADLELLRSAGYHVVDGGLQRIDFDPR from the coding sequence ATGCGCCTCGATGTGATCAGCATCTTCCCGGAGTACTTGGCTCCGCTCGAGCTGAGCCTGATCGGGAAGGCTCGGCAGGACGGCTTGCTGCGGTTGGAAGTGCATAATCTGCGTGATTTCGCCTCGGACCGCCATCGCACGGTAGACGACACGCCGTACGGCGGCGGTGCCGGCATGGTGATGAAGCCGGAGCCCTGGGCGTTGGCCTTGGAGGCGTTGCTCGGGCGCGGTGGCGCCGCTGATCCGGAACCCGGTGCGAAGCCGGTGCTGATCGTGCCGGCGCCGGCCGGCGAAGTCTTCACCCAGCGGATCGCCGAAGAGCTGTCCGCGCAAGACCACTTGGTATTCGCCTGCGGTCGGTACGAAGGCATCGACGAGCGGGTGCTTGACTGGGCTCAAGAGCATTTCACGGTCCGGCCGATGAGCTTGGGCGACTATGTGCTCAACGGCGGTGAAGTGGCGGTCCTGGCGATGGTCGAGGCGATCGCCAGGCTGCTGCCGGGAGTGGTCGGTAATCCGGAATCCCTGGTCGAAGAGTCGCATCAGGACGGTTTGCTCGAATACCCGGTGTACACCAAGCCTTCCTCGTGGCGCGGGGCCGACGTCCCGGAGACGCTGCTCAGCGGGAACCATGCCAAGATCGCCAGGTTCCGCCGGGACCAGCAGCTGCTGCGCACCGCCGCACGCCGGCCGGACCTGCTGCGCGGGCTCGAGGTCTCCGGGTTGAACCGCGCGGACCTCGAGCTGCTGCGCAGCGCCGGTTACCACGTCGTCGACGGCGGGTTGCAGCGGATCGACTTCGATCCGCGGTAA
- the rimM gene encoding ribosome maturation factor RimM (Essential for efficient processing of 16S rRNA) gives MQVHVGRIGKPHGIRGEVTVEVLTDAPQDRFAAGAVFATEPTGRGPLTVATARWNKEILLLGFEEVLDRNQAEALRGTRLVFDTDSELETDDDAWYEHELIGLAARIGSEEVGKVVALTPMPAQDLLVIKTAAGEEVLVPFVTEIVPEVDIEAGFIRLTPPGGLFEVNRDSEAEQREGTE, from the coding sequence ATGCAAGTCCACGTCGGCCGAATCGGCAAACCGCACGGCATCCGCGGCGAGGTGACGGTTGAGGTGCTCACCGACGCGCCACAGGACCGGTTCGCTGCGGGCGCCGTCTTCGCGACCGAACCGACCGGTCGGGGGCCCTTGACGGTTGCCACGGCGCGTTGGAACAAAGAGATCCTGCTGCTCGGCTTCGAGGAAGTGCTGGACCGGAACCAAGCCGAGGCATTGCGTGGCACGAGGTTGGTTTTCGACACCGATTCCGAACTGGAAACCGACGACGACGCCTGGTACGAACACGAACTGATCGGCCTCGCCGCTCGGATCGGCTCCGAAGAAGTGGGCAAGGTCGTGGCGCTGACTCCGATGCCCGCGCAGGATCTGCTCGTGATCAAAACTGCCGCCGGTGAAGAAGTCCTGGTCCCGTTCGTCACCGAGATCGTCCCCGAAGTGGATATCGAGGCCGGGTTCATCCGATTGACCCCGCCCGGCGGGCTGTTCGAGGTCAACCGGGACTCCGAGGCCGAACAGCGCGAGGGCACGGAGTAG
- a CDS encoding RNA-binding protein, with the protein MLAEALEHLVRGIVDSPDDVTVAARNNRRGETLEVRVHPDDLGRVIGRQGRTARALRTVVGALSGGDQVRVDVVDTDRRR; encoded by the coding sequence TTGCTGGCCGAGGCTCTGGAGCATTTGGTCCGCGGAATCGTGGACAGCCCGGACGACGTGACTGTCGCGGCGCGCAACAACCGGCGTGGCGAGACCTTGGAAGTCCGGGTCCACCCGGATGACTTGGGCCGGGTCATCGGCCGTCAAGGTCGGACTGCCCGTGCCTTGCGCACCGTGGTGGGAGCCTTGTCCGGTGGCGACCAAGTCCGCGTCGACGTCGTCGACACTGACCGGCGTCGCTGA
- the rpsP gene encoding 30S ribosomal protein S16, translating to MAVKIRLKRFGKMRAPYYRIVVADSRTKRDGRAIEEIGKYHPTEEPSFIEVDSERAQYWLSVGAQPSEQVAQILKITGDWQKFKGLPGAEGRLKTKVAKDAFVAPEKSSVITKEAITPKKKAEEVAEEPAAEAVEAAETTEAE from the coding sequence GTGGCCGTTAAGATTCGCCTCAAGCGCTTTGGAAAAATGCGCGCACCGTACTACCGCATCGTTGTCGCCGACTCACGCACCAAGCGTGATGGCCGGGCCATCGAAGAGATCGGCAAGTACCACCCGACTGAAGAGCCCTCGTTCATCGAGGTCGATTCCGAGCGGGCGCAGTACTGGCTCTCCGTCGGCGCTCAGCCGTCCGAGCAGGTCGCCCAGATCCTCAAGATCACCGGTGACTGGCAGAAATTCAAGGGCCTCCCGGGCGCCGAAGGTCGGTTGAAGACCAAGGTCGCCAAGGACGCCTTCGTGGCACCGGAGAAGAGCTCGGTGATCACCAAGGAAGCCATCACCCCGAAGAAGAAGGCCGAAGAAGTCGCTGAAGAGCCGGCTGCCGAGGCTGTTGAAGCTGCAGAAACCACTGAGGCAGAGTAA
- a CDS encoding GNAT family N-acetyltransferase, translated as MEFSIRTAEEADYPQLPGIESAADSVMGLSRLPAASSAEEYRAGLHVLLAERSGQLLGLAKLDEVDGQAHLEQISVLPEAAGQGIGRALIETAKNWARTAGYRRMTLCTFRDVPFNAPFYARCGFRVVEPGTPGLRQLREHEQALGLDALGARVAMAAELLSEQPARRA; from the coding sequence ATGGAATTTAGTATCCGGACTGCCGAGGAGGCAGACTACCCGCAGCTGCCGGGGATCGAGAGCGCAGCGGACTCGGTGATGGGCCTGTCAAGGCTGCCTGCGGCGAGCAGTGCGGAAGAATACCGCGCCGGATTGCACGTGCTGCTCGCGGAACGGTCGGGCCAGCTATTGGGCCTGGCCAAACTGGACGAGGTCGACGGGCAGGCGCATCTGGAGCAGATCTCGGTGCTGCCGGAAGCCGCGGGGCAGGGGATCGGCAGAGCGTTGATCGAGACGGCCAAGAACTGGGCGCGGACCGCAGGCTACCGCCGGATGACCTTGTGCACCTTTCGCGATGTGCCGTTCAATGCGCCGTTTTACGCGAGATGCGGGTTCCGCGTCGTCGAGCCGGGTACGCCCGGGTTGCGGCAACTGCGCGAGCACGAGCAGGCGCTGGGGCTGGACGCGCTCGGCGCGCGGGTGGCGATGGCCGCGGAATTGCTTTCCGAACAGCCCGCCCGGCGTGCTTGA
- the thiC gene encoding phosphomethylpyrimidine synthase ThiC, which translates to MSAAQIHDSGNNHPAHSLGFLEAGELRVPVTRIALDDSPEGPNPDFVTYRTAGPGSDPVRGLPPLRAEWVAARGDVETYPGRRRDLSDDGRSAVRRGAASAEWQGAKPEPRRALPGRRVTQMHYARAGVVTKEMQFVALREGCEVELVRSEVAAGRAIIPNNINHPESEPMIIGKAFLVKINANIGNSAVTSSIAEEVDKMQWATRWGADTVMDLSTGDDIHTTREWIIRNSPVPIGTVPIYQALEKVNGDASALTWEIFRDTVIEQCEQGVDYMTIHAGVLLRYVPLTANRVTGIVSRGGSIMAGWCLAHHQENFLYTHYDELCEIFAQYDVAFSLGDGLRPGATADANDAAQFAELDTLAELTARAWEFDVQVMVEGPGHIPFHLVRENVERQQELCKGAPFYTLGPLVTDIAPGYDHITSAIGATEIARYGTAMLCYVTPKEHLGLPNKDDVKTGVITYKIAAHAADLAKGHPGAHLRDDALSKARFEFRWKDQFSLSLDPATAEAFHDETLPAEPAKTAHFCSMCGPKFCSMRISQDIRAEFGGATEQATLVASIEEMQAGLRAKSEEFVAAGKEIYSEAQP; encoded by the coding sequence ATGTCTGCTGCCCAGATTCACGATTCCGGCAACAATCACCCAGCCCATTCGCTCGGCTTCCTCGAAGCCGGCGAGCTGCGCGTCCCGGTCACCCGGATAGCTTTGGACGATTCGCCGGAGGGGCCCAATCCGGACTTCGTGACTTATCGCACCGCAGGACCTGGCAGCGATCCGGTGCGCGGTCTGCCGCCGCTGCGCGCTGAGTGGGTTGCCGCCCGCGGCGACGTGGAAACCTATCCGGGCCGGCGTCGCGACTTGTCCGACGACGGCCGCTCAGCGGTCCGGCGCGGTGCGGCTTCAGCGGAATGGCAGGGCGCCAAGCCGGAACCTCGGCGTGCCCTGCCCGGCCGGCGGGTGACCCAAATGCATTACGCACGCGCCGGCGTCGTGACCAAGGAAATGCAGTTCGTCGCGCTGCGCGAGGGCTGCGAGGTGGAACTGGTGCGCTCCGAAGTCGCGGCCGGCCGGGCAATCATCCCGAACAACATCAATCACCCGGAATCGGAGCCGATGATCATCGGCAAGGCATTTTTGGTGAAGATCAATGCCAATATCGGCAACTCCGCCGTGACCTCGTCGATTGCTGAGGAAGTCGACAAAATGCAGTGGGCCACCCGCTGGGGCGCGGACACCGTGATGGACCTTTCCACCGGCGATGACATTCACACCACGCGCGAGTGGATCATCCGCAACTCCCCCGTGCCGATCGGCACCGTGCCGATCTACCAGGCGCTGGAGAAGGTCAACGGTGATGCCTCCGCGCTGACCTGGGAAATCTTCCGGGACACCGTGATTGAGCAGTGCGAGCAGGGCGTGGATTACATGACGATTCACGCCGGGGTATTGCTGCGTTATGTACCGCTCACCGCGAATCGGGTGACCGGGATTGTTTCGCGCGGTGGCTCGATTATGGCCGGCTGGTGCTTGGCGCATCATCAGGAAAACTTCCTCTACACGCACTATGACGAGCTGTGCGAGATCTTCGCCCAGTACGACGTCGCCTTCTCCTTGGGCGACGGGCTGCGGCCGGGTGCCACCGCGGATGCGAACGACGCCGCACAGTTCGCGGAGCTAGATACTTTGGCCGAGCTGACCGCCCGGGCCTGGGAATTCGACGTGCAGGTGATGGTGGAAGGCCCCGGGCACATTCCGTTCCATCTGGTCCGGGAGAATGTAGAACGCCAGCAAGAGCTGTGCAAAGGTGCGCCGTTCTACACGCTCGGCCCACTGGTGACCGACATCGCGCCGGGCTATGACCACATCACCTCGGCGATCGGCGCGACCGAAATCGCCCGCTACGGCACCGCTATGCTCTGCTACGTCACGCCGAAGGAACACTTGGGCCTGCCGAACAAGGACGATGTGAAGACCGGTGTGATCACCTACAAGATCGCGGCGCACGCGGCGGACTTGGCCAAGGGGCATCCGGGCGCACATCTGCGCGACGACGCCTTGTCCAAGGCGCGATTCGAGTTCCGCTGGAAGGACCAATTCTCGCTTTCGCTGGACCCGGCGACGGCGGAGGCCTTCCACGACGAGACCTTGCCCGCCGAACCGGCGAAGACCGCGCACTTCTGCTCCATGTGCGGGCCGAAGTTCTGCTCGATGCGGATTTCCCAAGATATCCGGGCCGAGTTCGGCGGCGCTACGGAACAGGCGACGCTGGTGGCATCGATCGAGGAGATGCAGGCCGGATTGCGGGCCAAGTCCGAGGAGTTTGTCGCCGCCGGCAAGGAGATCTACTCGGAAGCCCAACCCTAA